The Geobacillus stearothermophilus ATCC 12980 genome contains a region encoding:
- a CDS encoding YhcN/YlaJ family sporulation lipoprotein has translation MKMKKWWLAAVVAMIAVGGCAKEETEQKQSLQGANLLRTQTSGTAKHAELNQGPAERAASYLRGRDDVRDVVAVNSVDRLLIAYQIPHMKRWSRKQIEKDIDQKLRDLFPGYDVVSSSDLKIFWKTKELKANMDNRRWDERKVNREIKRIEKLSKEQT, from the coding sequence ATGAAGATGAAAAAATGGTGGTTGGCGGCCGTCGTTGCGATGATCGCGGTCGGCGGCTGCGCCAAAGAAGAAACGGAACAAAAACAATCGCTGCAAGGGGCAAACCTACTGAGAACCCAAACGTCCGGGACGGCGAAACATGCGGAGCTGAACCAAGGTCCGGCCGAGCGGGCGGCCAGCTATTTGCGCGGGCGCGACGATGTTCGGGACGTGGTGGCGGTCAACAGCGTGGATCGGTTGCTCATTGCTTATCAAATTCCCCATATGAAGCGGTGGAGTCGAAAACAAATTGAGAAAGACATTGACCAAAAACTGCGCGACCTGTTTCCTGGCTATGATGTTGTTTCCTCGAGCGATTTGAAAATTTTTTGGAAGACGAAGGAATTAAAAGCCAACATGGACAATCGACGCTGGGATGAACGAAAAGTCAATCGGGAAATCAAGCGCATTGAAAAGCTAAGCAAAGAGCAAACATAA
- the fabI gene encoding enoyl-ACP reductase FabI, which yields MVLSLEGRTYVVMGVANKRSIAWGIARSLHAAGARLVFTYAGERFEKEVRALVDTLGDERSLLLPCDVAKDEDIVQCFAQIKEQVGVIHGVAHCIAYANKEDLSGEYMNVSREGFLLAHNISAYSLTAVAREAKELMTEGGSIVTLTYLGGERVVQNYNIMGVAKASLDASVKYLANDLGKYGIRVNAISAGPIRTLSAKGVSDFNSILKQIEERAPLRRTTTQEEVGDVALFLFSDLSRGITGEIIHVDSGYHILGY from the coding sequence ATGGTCTTATCATTGGAAGGACGTACATATGTCGTGATGGGGGTGGCGAACAAACGAAGCATCGCCTGGGGCATTGCTCGTTCGCTTCATGCTGCCGGCGCTCGGTTGGTGTTTACGTATGCCGGCGAGCGGTTTGAAAAAGAGGTGCGGGCGCTGGTCGATACGCTTGGGGATGAACGCTCCCTTCTGCTGCCGTGCGATGTGGCAAAAGACGAAGACATTGTTCAATGTTTCGCGCAAATCAAAGAACAAGTCGGCGTCATCCACGGCGTCGCTCATTGCATCGCCTATGCCAATAAAGAAGACTTGAGCGGTGAGTATATGAATGTCAGCCGCGAAGGCTTTTTGCTCGCCCATAACATCAGTGCGTATTCGCTCACCGCGGTGGCTCGTGAAGCGAAAGAGCTGATGACGGAAGGCGGCAGCATCGTCACCCTTACGTACTTAGGCGGCGAGCGCGTCGTGCAAAACTACAACATTATGGGTGTGGCGAAAGCGTCGCTTGATGCGAGCGTGAAATATTTGGCGAACGATTTGGGCAAATACGGCATCCGCGTCAATGCCATTTCCGCTGGACCGATTCGCACACTGTCGGCCAAAGGGGTGAGCGATTTCAACTCGATTTTAAAGCAAATCGAAGAACGCGCTCCGCTCCGCCGGACGACGACGCAGGAAGAAGTCGGCGATGTGGCGCTGTTTTTGTTCAGCGACTTGTCGCGCGGCATCACCGGGGAAATTATTCACGTCGACTCGGGATACCACATTTTAGGATATTAA
- a CDS encoding DUF1360 domain-containing protein, producing MDDPFSFILLCLASFRLTRLIVYDTITAWLRRPFHEWVEEELPDGRKEVFLILKGSGLRRWIGELLSCYWCTGIWCAAFCYIGVVAWPAVFQPLIVLLAVAGGAALIETVVSKWLS from the coding sequence GTGGATGACCCGTTTTCCTTTATTCTTCTTTGTTTAGCCAGCTTTCGTCTGACGAGGCTCATCGTATACGATACGATCACCGCCTGGCTTCGCCGGCCTTTCCATGAATGGGTGGAGGAGGAGCTTCCGGACGGAAGAAAAGAAGTATTTCTCATTTTGAAGGGCAGCGGATTGCGGCGCTGGATCGGCGAACTGCTAAGTTGCTACTGGTGCACCGGGATATGGTGTGCAGCGTTTTGTTATATTGGGGTTGTTGCTTGGCCGGCCGTTTTCCAGCCACTGATCGTGCTGCTCGCAGTCGCCGGCGGGGCGGCGCTGATTGAAACGGTTGTCAGCAAGTGGCTCTCGTAA
- the spoVAE gene encoding stage V sporulation protein AE has translation MLAMFFWAFVVGGLICVIGQILMDVFKLTPAHTLTILVVVGAILDGFGLYEPLINFAGAGATIPITSFGNALVHGAMQEAEKHGIIGVLTGMFEVTSAGISAAIVFGFIGALLFRPKG, from the coding sequence GTGTTGGCCATGTTTTTTTGGGCGTTTGTCGTCGGCGGGCTGATTTGCGTGATCGGGCAAATTTTGATGGATGTGTTTAAACTGACACCTGCGCATACGTTGACGATTCTCGTCGTCGTCGGGGCGATTTTGGATGGATTCGGTTTGTATGAGCCGCTCATTAATTTTGCCGGCGCCGGGGCGACGATTCCGATTACGAGCTTTGGAAACGCGCTCGTTCACGGCGCGATGCAAGAGGCGGAAAAACACGGCATTATCGGCGTATTGACCGGCATGTTTGAAGTGACGAGCGCCGGCATCTCCGCGGCGATCGTCTTTGGGTTTATCGGGGCGCTCTTGTTCCGCCCGAAAGGATAG
- the spoVAD gene encoding stage V sporulation protein AD yields the protein MLKGHRTWVFANKPAIIATAAVGGPFEANGRLAEDFDLLHEDLWLGEESYEKAHRVLMEEAAFQAMEKAGLEKENVQFLIAGDLINQMTPTSFAARTLGMPYLGIFGACSTSMEGLALSAFITNYGGADYILTGASSHNTAVEKQFRYPTEYGGQKPPTAQWTVTGAGVAIVSPKGDGPRVTAATIGRVVDMGLADPFNMGGAMAPAAVDTIEAHLRDMQIDASYYDLIVTGDLGRIGRQVSLDLLRQHGIDIDEERYQDCGLLIYRDGQPVLSGASGAACSAVVVYGHLIKRMRRGELKRILAVATGALLSPLSFQQNETIPCIAHAVAIEYGGEA from the coding sequence ATGCTGAAAGGGCACCGCACATGGGTGTTTGCGAACAAGCCGGCAATCATCGCAACAGCGGCGGTCGGCGGGCCGTTTGAGGCGAACGGCCGCCTCGCGGAAGACTTTGATCTTCTTCACGAAGATTTATGGCTCGGAGAGGAGTCGTACGAGAAGGCGCACCGCGTGCTCATGGAAGAAGCAGCGTTTCAGGCGATGGAAAAGGCCGGATTAGAGAAGGAAAACGTACAGTTTCTCATCGCCGGCGATTTGATCAACCAGATGACGCCGACAAGTTTTGCCGCTCGAACGCTCGGCATGCCGTACCTTGGCATTTTTGGCGCCTGCTCAACCTCCATGGAAGGGCTTGCGCTCAGCGCTTTTATTACCAACTATGGCGGGGCAGACTATATCTTAACCGGTGCGTCAAGCCATAACACCGCTGTCGAAAAGCAGTTCCGCTATCCAACCGAATACGGCGGGCAAAAGCCGCCGACAGCGCAGTGGACGGTAACGGGAGCTGGCGTGGCGATCGTCAGCCCGAAAGGGGACGGGCCGCGCGTGACGGCAGCGACGATCGGCCGCGTTGTGGATATGGGGCTTGCCGACCCGTTCAACATGGGTGGAGCGATGGCGCCGGCGGCGGTCGATACGATTGAGGCGCATTTGCGCGACATGCAAATCGATGCATCGTATTACGATTTGATCGTCACCGGCGATCTAGGGCGAATCGGACGCCAAGTCTCCCTTGACTTGCTGCGTCAGCACGGCATTGACATCGATGAAGAGCGCTACCAAGATTGCGGACTTCTCATTTACCGTGACGGACAGCCGGTTTTATCCGGAGCGAGCGGGGCGGCTTGTTCCGCTGTCGTCGTTTACGGGCATCTCATCAAACGGATGCGCCGCGGCGAACTGAAGCGCATTTTGGCGGTGGCGACAGGGGCGCTGTTATCGCCATTGTCGTTTCAGCAAAACGAAACGATCCCGTGCATTGCCCATGCGGTGGCGATCGAGTACGGAGGTGAGGCGTAG
- a CDS encoding DUF1657 domain-containing protein: MTVATQVKQTLAGLKSAQASFETFALQTENQAAKQLYQQAAQQTQAVVDLVNSRMQEIQNEEPQYKQQ, translated from the coding sequence ATGACGGTTGCAACACAAGTGAAACAAACATTGGCGGGGTTAAAATCGGCTCAAGCGAGCTTCGAAACGTTTGCTTTGCAAACCGAAAACCAAGCCGCGAAACAGCTTTACCAACAAGCTGCCCAACAAACGCAGGCGGTCGTTGATTTGGTGAACTCGCGCATGCAAGAAATTCAAAACGAAGAGCCACAATATAAACAACAATAA
- a CDS encoding DUF1657 domain-containing protein, translated as MTVASQVKQTLASLKGIHAGLQQLALTSQDETAQRTFHEAMLATEEIIADIKDRIGRLEFEEPQYHGK; from the coding sequence ATGACCGTTGCTTCGCAGGTGAAACAAACGTTGGCGAGCTTAAAAGGCATTCACGCTGGGCTGCAACAGCTGGCGCTCACTTCCCAGGATGAAACGGCGCAGCGGACGTTTCATGAAGCGATGCTTGCGACAGAGGAGATCATCGCGGACATCAAAGACCGGATCGGCCGGCTCGAGTTCGAGGAGCCGCAATATCACGGAAAGTAA
- the spoVAC gene encoding stage V sporulation protein AC, producing MANEKRKKLTPVQQEYHLFEKERETKRPIVRNCVCAFLVGGIICTIGQAISYFYMYFFDFTEQTAGNPTVATMVFLSMILTGFGVYDRIAQFAGAGSAVPVTGFGNAVISAAIEHRTEGFVLGVGSNMFKLAGSVILFGTFSAFVIALVKTIATQWGGL from the coding sequence ATGGCGAATGAAAAACGGAAAAAGCTGACCCCGGTTCAGCAGGAATATCATTTATTCGAAAAAGAGCGGGAAACGAAGCGTCCTATTGTTCGAAACTGTGTTTGCGCGTTTCTCGTTGGCGGAATCATTTGCACGATCGGGCAGGCGATCTCTTATTTCTATATGTACTTCTTTGATTTCACCGAGCAAACGGCAGGCAATCCGACGGTGGCGACGATGGTCTTTTTGTCGATGATTTTAACTGGGTTTGGCGTTTATGACCGGATCGCCCAATTCGCTGGGGCGGGAAGCGCCGTGCCGGTGACAGGGTTTGGCAACGCCGTCATCTCGGCGGCGATTGAGCACCGGACGGAAGGATTTGTGTTAGGCGTCGGATCGAACATGTTCAAGCTCGCCGGATCGGTCATCTTGTTCGGTACGTTTTCCGCCTTTGTTATCGCTCTTGTCAAAACGATTGCGACCCAGTGGGGGGGATTGTAA
- a CDS encoding spore coat protein regulator protein YlbO, which produces MREQRGAAKAGTKGIDERRLAERIAELERRLEEAEAENVVLRELAYQSNQRYEQIKQLMKQNDELRRQLQQLQGETGGVRDEERPDSWFFRTLRQENAIVPHPDEHKEK; this is translated from the coding sequence ATGAGAGAACAACGGGGAGCGGCGAAGGCAGGAACAAAAGGGATAGATGAACGGCGGCTGGCTGAGCGGATTGCTGAGCTGGAGCGCCGGCTCGAAGAAGCAGAGGCAGAAAATGTAGTGTTAAGGGAACTGGCTTACCAAAGCAATCAACGTTATGAGCAAATAAAGCAGCTGATGAAACAAAACGACGAACTTCGCCGCCAGCTGCAGCAGCTGCAAGGAGAGACGGGAGGAGTACGTGACGAAGAACGGCCGGACAGCTGGTTTTTCCGTACGCTGCGCCAAGAAAACGCGATTGTGCCCCACCCGGACGAGCACAAGGAAAAATGA
- a CDS encoding CotO family spore coat protein, which yields MRKQNVVETEPLLYIVQPKAMRAAAHMQETFMWTSRTQQEEEGNSNDERDGEEEPTEFFAKKEFQAMALDERLAFLAELPGHLPPLKCQFVTQEQSYEGVLKQCTADELVIADERGNETVIGRAALVSVTMIGFVP from the coding sequence GTGCGGAAACAAAACGTTGTGGAGACGGAGCCATTGCTTTACATTGTGCAGCCAAAAGCGATGCGGGCGGCGGCGCATATGCAAGAAACGTTTATGTGGACTAGCCGAACGCAACAGGAAGAGGAAGGAAATTCCAACGATGAACGAGACGGCGAGGAGGAACCGACTGAATTTTTTGCCAAAAAAGAATTCCAGGCGATGGCGCTCGACGAACGGCTGGCCTTTTTGGCGGAGCTGCCCGGCCATTTGCCGCCGCTTAAATGTCAGTTTGTCACGCAGGAGCAAAGCTATGAAGGTGTGCTGAAGCAATGCACAGCGGATGAATTGGTGATCGCTGACGAGCGAGGGAACGAAACCGTTATCGGCCGCGCCGCACTTGTTTCCGTAACGATGATCGGATTTGTGCCATAA